The DNA region TGGTTTTGAAATTAGTCCAGATTTGCAATGACAGCATCCGTGATTTCTTGGGTGGTGCAATTTCCACCAAGATCTTTGGTCATGTATTTACCCTCAGCAATTACACGCTTCACCGAAGTCTCTAGTCTATCTGCAAATGAAGGAAACTGCAGATGTCTCAACATCATGGCTGATGAAAGAAACAAGGCAACTGGATTCGCCTTCTTTTGCTCTAGTATCTTCTCATTTCCTACATTTCCTGCTGAAGCACCTTGCTCAAACACAGCATGGTCAGCCCCCACATTGCCTGAAGCACAAATAGCCAATCTCTTCAGTCATATAATCAACATATTAAGCCGTTCAGACCTTTTTCAAGCTTTAAAGCAGCTCAAATGATGAATGATCATTTTCATATCAAAATCGACCAGATACTCCTTCATAGCAGAGGGGTGAATAATGCAGGAAAAACATTGAAACATATCCACATTAATTTAGAGAGAACAAATTCTGACTGATACTTATATGTACCTCCAGGCATAACACCAGTGCCTCCAGCAATACCAGCTGCTGTATTTGCCACCAGATTTCCGTAGAGATTTGGAGTGACCTGTAATAtacaacttcaagttcatatCCAGACTGGAATATTTAGTGACAATGCAAATGACAAGGAAAAAGCAAACGTTGAACTTGAACAGAAGAATACAAAAGTAGGTTCCTGTTGTACGACAATTCGGGTAAGGATTACAAAATCCATTTTGTAAACTTCCATACTTGTTAATTCAGCAAAGACGAAAGTGCCGCTACTATTTCCCATTTCAGCAACCTAAAGTACGAACTTCATCTTTTTATTCTCTGAAACTCTTCATCCTCATATCACACCTTACCCATTCTatcaagagagagaaaaagaaaaggataaattTGCTAAAAGGACAACCGAGCAACGTAGTTTTACTAGTCTAACATTTGATGCTTAAGCTAGTAACCAGTACCACCGGGGTCATATACTCAGACTTGTATGAGAAGCTTTTAGCTCTCTCCCCCTGCCCCACTCCCCATTcatccccaccccaccccacctcCAAAACAGAAAAACCTTTTTGTCAGGATTAAGATAAATGGTCCATATAGAGTAGAAAATGGAGTACAGCTTTAACATCATACAGCAAAACTCACCATGTCAGCAAACAAAAACcatacaagaaaaagaagaaaacaatcaagaaccaaaaaatagaaaagagtatTTGGGCAAAACTTGTACCATAACATCAAATTGCTCAGGCCTTGATACAAGTTGCATGCAACAGTTGTCCACAATGATCTCATTGTACTTGATCCCAGGATATTTGCTTGCAACCTCGCGAcaagactccaaaaataaaccATCTGCAAGTTTCATAATGTTTGCTTTGTGCACAGCAGTCACTACCTTGCGATTGTTGAGGTATGCATATTCAAAGGCATATTTTGCAATTCGTTCCGAGCAAAACTTTGTCATCACCTAGAAAATTCATATAGCAAAGATGCAAACAATTAAGAATCTGCAAGAAAGAAGATATTGGAGAACtcttaaagttgaaaaggagGCGCGGAATTATAGTATAAAAGAACTTGAGAAGAAATCATCCTGCCGCACGGGATATCCTAAAAAAGGAGAGAAGCAAAGAGGAAACTGGCCCACAATGTCCTAGGGCTAGAAGCCCgggggaattaaaaaaaaatatatatacatatatatatgtatatatatatatatatatatatatatatatatatatatgggttttgCTAACCTACTACATGGTTGTAGTAGGTTAGCATTGTATATATATTTGCTTTCTCATAATTACCCATAACAACACTTTAAATAAGAACATTGACAGGGACTTTGTTGTCTTTTCTCCAAAAAGTAAAAACTCCTCCCCCTCTGTTTTCCTCCTCCTTTCCATCGACTATGCTTAAACCAAAGCAAAAAAGTTGCACTGATAGAGCAATATCAAATCAAATGTCGAACTGAATAATAGTTCTAGTAAACATTCTGCAAAACAATTTGGCCGTGGGATTTTGCGGGTGTAAAATTTGCACCTACCTTTCTTTTGGAAATTCTTTTTACTCAATCTTTCATTTGGAGATGGACTTTTCAGTACgttaaaaaaggaaaatggttagatttagtttaatctTTAATTGTTGGGTTTATATTTCCGATTATACTAATAAAATTGGTTAGATTAGGTTAAGCTTTTGATTGCTGGGTTTACAGACTTAAGAGAGGGTGTTGTTTGAGTTTAATGTTTGGAGCTTCTTCTGAGGGAGGAGGAGTCAAAAATGATATACTTTAGTTTTTAGATTAATGTTAATGGAGTTTCCTGTGAAGGAGTTAAAAATCGAGATTAAATTATAAGGGAAGcaagatttgatattttttttctgAAGAAATTTTGGTGTTGGGTGGAAAGGAGACGAAGAGAAATGGACGAGTGAAATTGGGAAAGGACGGAAAACCCCCATTTGTTCATATGTTGCTGATATGATGTTAGGGGTATTTATGAGAAAGCAAATATGTATACAATGCTAACCTACTACAACCATGTAGTAGGTTAGCAaaacctttatatatatatatatatagcatgcACCAAGGCTAAGAACGCGGCGTTTGCTCGTTTGTATGATGAGCTCGGGGGCAGAGGCGGGGACAAGAAGTTGTACCGGTTGGCCAAGGTGAGGGAGAGGAAAACCCGCAACTTAGACCAAGtcaagtgcatcaaggacgaggaTGGCAAAGTGTTGATGGACGAGGCACTTATTAGGAGAAGATAGCAGACATACTTCCATAAACTGTTGAACGAGGAGGGGGATAGAAGCATTGTGCTGGGTGAGTTGGAGCACTCTAAGAGTCGGTGGGATTTTGGGTACTATAGGTGGATTACTGTAGAGGTGGAAGGGGCGATCCGTAAGATGTGCAAGGGCAGAGCGACGGGGCCAGACGAAATCCCGGTGGAATTCTGGAAGAGCGCGGGGCGGGCAGGTTCGGAGTGGCTCACTgggctgtttaatgttatttttaagacgaaaaagatgcc from Nicotiana tabacum cultivar K326 chromosome 24, ASM71507v2, whole genome shotgun sequence includes:
- the LOC107782843 gene encoding isocitrate dehydrogenase [NAD] regulatory subunit 1, mitochondrial precursor (The RefSeq protein has 4 substitutions compared to this genomic sequence); translation: MAKRTLPLLRHLLSSPSHGFSHSLTSTRSVTYMPRPGDGTPRAVTLIPGDGIGPLVTGAVEQVMDAMHAPVYFERYDVHGDMKSVPPEVMESIRKNKVCLKGGLKTPVGGGVSSLNVQLRKELDLYASLVHCFNLQGLPTRHENVDIVVIRENTEGEYSGLEHEVVPGVVESLKVMTKFCSERIAKYAFEYAYLNNRKVLTAVHKANIMKLADGLFLESCPEVATKYPGIKYNEIIVDNCCMQLVSRPEQFDVMVTPNLYGNLVANTAAGIAGGTGVMPGGNVGADHAVFEQGASAGNVGNEKILEQKKANPVALFLSSAMMLRHLQFPSFADRLKTSVKRVIAEGKYMTKDLGGNCTTQEITDAVIANLD